The Oleispira antarctica RB-8 genome contains the following window.
ATTATTGCTAAACTGCCCGCCAATAGCCTTGCCATAAGAGCTGAAAGCTTTTTACCCAGCGTTGAAGCGTCAGCGCTAAAATGGCAGGTTCCTGCTGCGCTTATTATGGCTATTATGCATACGGAATCTGCTTTTAACCCATTAGCTCGAAGCCACATTCCCGCGTTTGGCCTTATGCAAATTGTACCTAAATCAGCAGGGCGAGATGCAAGTCGGTTGGTGTTTGGTGAAGAGCGCTTATTGGTTGGCCGAGATTTGTATGAGCCTGAAACGAATATCGAAATGGGCGCCGCTTACTTGCATATATTGGATCGCAAATACTTAAAGGGCATTACGGACGATAAGAGCCGTCAGTTATGCGTGGTAGCGGCTTACAATACAGGTGCAGGCAATGTGGCTTATGCTTTTGCAGGGACTACGTCGGTTAAAAAAGCTTTACCCTTGATTAACCGCTTATCTTCCCAGCAAGTTTATGCACATTTACGCAGTCAATTAAAGTATCAAGAGGCTCGTAATTATCTACAAAAAGTGACGAAAGCGTTGCCTTTGTATGCTTAATTTAATGGCTTATTTGGTCTCTTTACAGGGGGTGTATGAAAACGGCATACTCCCTATTGTTCACATAAAAAGATGCAGGAGAAGGAATTATGCAGGCATATTATAATAAGAAAGCGAAGGAATGTGAGGCTGCTGTTGTTCAATTACAACAGCAGATAGAGCGCATGAGCAGTGATGATGCTGCTAGTCTAAAAGAACAAATGGATAGAGTGCGTCGTGAGATGAAAAACTATAAAGCTGCACTCACCACGGAAAATGCTTAAACCTACATTCTTCATTACAATTCTGAACTTTATACTTCGAAAATTGCACCTTTGTTGAGGCCTTCAAAGGCCTTAACGGTGATTGTGCTATCAGGGTTTTCATCATGTAGTATCTGCGCGATGTGGGAAGCAATGCACTCTACGGTGGTATCACTTGGCATTATGTAACACACCTTTTTTGGCAGGGTGAGTTCAAAATGGCCTTGTGGCGCATCATAGGCAAAATGCATCTGAGCTTGCTCATTGTCACTAATACTTATCAGATCTTCTTCGCTGCCGATGTAAATATCGCTCCAGCGTTCAGCCCAGTTGTTTTCTAAATTTCTATCACGGGCACCATCACACCAAATTTGAATACGTGAGCGGTGGCCATGCGCGATACGTTGGCAATTACCATCGTGCTTTTTTAAACCATGGCTGTAGTGATAATACGCCGCGTTAATTTCTTCCGCTTCAAACGTGAGTTGAATGTGTTCAAGATTGTCTGGGAAGTGATTTGATAGCTGTTTGATCGACCATTTTGCCGCTGTTTGCTCATTGATCTGTTTTGCGTCGATTAAAGCAACGGCTTCAAGTGGTGCGTCCATGGTTAAGACATTGTCGTTACCAAAGCTCCAGCTTAACGTGATACGGTCTTGATTAATTTCATAGCTAAGGCGTTGCGATTTAGTGGGCACCAATAAACGGTGGTCTAATTCGTCATCTAACCAATTACGCAGAACTTTTTTGACGACGCCAAAATCCCAAATCATGCTAGTTTGATCTAGACCACCGTCTAGTAATACAGACGCCAGCCAGGTTTCGCCGACTAAACCGCGTTCGTCATCCAGGTAACTGAAATCTACATTGGTAAGGTTGTCGACAAATAACTGCATGAAAATCTCTTGCTTGGGCTTTAAAAGAGGGCATTCTACCCGAAGTTAACCCCACAGCGTAGCACCAGTTACGTTATAATGGCTTTCTTTAGTGTTTTACCTCCCATATACAACTGTTAGAAATAAGTCGAGTGGCTATGAAATACCTCAATTTGGAAGATTTTGATCGTGCATGGATCTTTCGTCATAAAGATCTGCCATTAAGTGAAGATGTAAAAGCAGCGATTAAACCTTATACCGAAACGGTATCTAATCAGTTGTGGAATCAATATATTTCACAACAGTCGGGGCATTCATCCCAGTTTGGTAGCGGCGATTGGCCGAGTCGAGGGAGTGTTTGGTCAGATAAGGGCGACTGGCAGCAGGCTTGGGATTCAGAAAGAAACGATTTGCCCAGTATCATATTGGAGCATCTTGATTGGGATGATAATACCAACGTACTGTTCTTTTATGATAGCGATCGTGTGATTGAAACCAGTTGGAAGGTGTTTAAGTTAAGCTGGAAGAATTTCTTATTCTTTGATGACGGCCCCATTTTAATGGGAAAAAAACGCAAGCAGGTTGTGCAGTTTTTACAAAACGGTCACTTTTCAGTCGGTAAGTTGCCAGAAAAATGAACGCTGTGAATGTTCGTCATAGTGCCTTGTGGATGGTTGGGGCGGTTATTGCCTTTTCACTCACTGCGATTGCGGGTCGAGAGGCGACGTCTCAACTTTCAGGATCTGCGTTGACCATCTCTCAGCTAGTCTTCTTTCGCAGTGTTATTGGGCTGGTATTAATTACCTGTGTGATATTTCTGCGTCATGGCAGCAATGCTCGAACTGTGATCTCCAGCCAAAGATTGCCTTTGCACTTTGGCCGAAATTTCTCACATTTTTGTGGGCAGTGGTGTTGGTTTTATGGCTTAGCCTTGCTGCCGATGGCACATGTTTTTGCGATCGAGTTTACGGTGCCTATTTGGACGGCGTTATTTGCTAGTCTAATACTCTCAGAATCTCTAACGATTAAGCGAATAATCTCTATTACTTTGGGTTTTATTGGTGTGCTTATTATACTTCGACCAGGATTGGTTGATATTGAATCGGCGTCTTGGGTCGTATTGGCAGGCGCGGTTGCTTATGCCTTATCGCATACTCTGACGAAGCGCCTGGCGGGTATAGATAGTGCCTTAACCATTCTTTTTTATATGCATATCATGCAATTGCCACTGGCGTTGTTCTTGGTGGCTTTTGACTTTTCTTGGCCGCAGGGGATTGCGTGGCTGTGGGTTTCAATGACAGCTATGGCGGCGTTATCGGCGCATTTTTGTATGGCGAAAGCACTGTCATTGGCTGATGCGATGATTGTAATGCCGATGGATTTTTTACGCTTACCCTTGATTGCCGTTGTGGGGTATTTTCTGTATCAAGAATCAATCGATATGTTTCTATTATTTGGGGCGGCAGTCATGTTGTTCGGGAATATGTTGTCTTTAAAGGAAAAGCCAGTGGCCAGCGGATCTGAGTGATCCGCTGTGAGTGGTGTTCTGTTTAAGTACTCTTCTTCTTTTTCTTACGCTGTTTCTTAGGGTAAAAAGGCGTTTCGCCTTCGGGGCGAGAGCGGAAACGTCTATGCATCCATAAGTATTGCTCAGGATGGATGCGTATAAAGCTTTCGAGTTGCGCATTTAAACGGGTGGCAGCGGTGATGTCGTCGTCGTTAGCAATGTCTTCGAAGATCGGCGAAAAGCGTATGTTGTAGTGGCCGTCAGATTCTCTAAATTGGCTAATCATCAATACTGTGGCGTCTGTTTTTTGCGTAAGTCTCATGGCGGCTTTTACGGTCGCTGTTTGTACGCCGAAGAAGGGGGCGAATACCGAGCGCTTAGCACCAAAATCTTGATCATAACCATACCAAACGATGTTGCCTTGTTTAATAAAATCAGTCATTGCAGGGAGTTCATGCTTGCTGAATTTCTCATGGCTATAACGCATGCGGTGACGCTCGATAATGGCATTGAATAATGGGTTGTCATTGGGGCGGTACATGTAGTTAAACTTAAAAACGCTGTTTACCATGGGGCCTGCGAGATCAAGAATACTGAAATGACCGCCCATTAAAACGACACCTTTACCTCTGCTTTCTGCTTCTTTCAAATGTTCTAAACCATAGACTTCAAGATTGTCGAGAATCGGTTGATGGTTGCCCCACCAAGCAATGGTTGTTTCAACCATGCCTTTCATGTTGGCAATGAAAGATTGAAATACCAGTGCTTCTTGTTGCTGTGCGTTTAGTTCTGGAAAACAGGCTTTAATGTTTGTGCGGGTAATGGTTAGGCGAATTCCACCTTGCTTATACATCAATGTGCCTAATTGAGTGCCTAGCCACATTTGGGCTTTATTCGGTAATAATGACATAAGGTACATTAGCCCGATGCCCATCCATGTTATCCAGTAACGTGGATGGAGGTAATTTGAATAATGATATTCTTTAGGAATGTTTTTTTTCATTGTTATTGTATCGACGCTGTTATGGAAATGGTCAGGAATACTGGGGTTGCTCAAGTATTACGAGTTCAGTGGAGCAAGGACATTCTAATCTAAAATAGCGGAATCTAACAATCTGAATCAATTAATGAGTATTGGCAAAAATAATTTCAGCTACACAAAATTTCAAAAAAGCACTTGCAAGTAGATCTTTCCTTATAAAACAGTGACTTAAAAAGGTACATTTTGACGTTCAATAAGAGGTGGAAAAATCAAGTAAAAAAGCGAATAAAAAGGGCTTGATTTTGTCGGCTAAATCGAAGAAAGTGCGCGTCCTTTTTTGCTCTTGCCTCGTCATCAAAGAGCCGTTTTATTGAGAATATACCGATGAATCATGTACTAACCGAACAGCAAATCCAATCCGTTGCCAGCATGGGAGAAAAAGCTTTGTATGAATATTTTATACAGCAGTCGGTTGAGCATAAGCAGGTTTGGGGGTTGCGTGACGAAGATGGGTTTGTGCAGTTAGGCACTGAAGATCAGGTGTGTTTGCCAGTATGGCCTCATGCAGAGTTGGCGATGCAATGTGCCATGGACGAGTGGGAAGGTTGTGAGGCGGTTGCGATTCCTGTGCAAGTTTGGGCCAGTCATTGGTTAACGAATATGGGAAAGAAGGGTGCTTGGTTGACGATATGCCCGAACGAATATGATGATTGTTTAGTCTGTGAGCCGTTAGATGTGCAGCGTGATACCTTATGTGCCATGCCAGTGGCTAATGACTTGATGCACTAGTGCTTTCGTGAGGGGTGAGTTGAAAATAAATAGACACCGCCGATATGGTTATGAGTACCTTAAGTGTCAGCTTCAGGTTGGCTAATTCGGCGGTTTGAAAATAGGCTTTATGAAGCGAGTTGAATGCTCGCTTTAATCTTCGGCTTCAGCAGTTTCGTCAGCGGTGGCAAATAAAACGTCAGCTTTACCCTTAATTGCTTGTGCTAATAGATCTTTATTACGAGCAAAAACAAGTCCAATTTCTTCTACTTGCTGTTCACTCAATCCTGCAACCTTCTGCTCCATAAAATGACTTACGGCTTCTGCAAGCTCGAGCATCTTGTCATACTCATCGGCTTCTTTTTTACTGGTGAAGGTTCTGCTTATATCTCTGTCTGACATAAATAAAGTTACCACTGCCATGGATTTACTCCTAAAAAGTACTGTATGGCTAAACAGTATTTGATTGTGCGGTTTGAGTCAAGAAGATAACTTCAAAGCGTCATTAAAAATCGAATAATGTCGAAATGCCCCAGTTTCTTTTGTGATCATCGCTTATGGGTCTGGTGATTAGTAGGGCTATTCCGCTATTATTGCTTATAGAGATCTAGAACTCAGTAATCTTTCATATATTTAGGAGTATCGATGCAGTTTGAACAGGAGGTGGTAGTGAATACGATTTGTCTGGTCTGGTTTTTTGTTTGTTGGGTCGGTTATACGTTTTATGCTCGCAGTCGGGCGAGTAAACAGTCTTGTCTTGCGACAGAGTTGCATAATTACCGAGTATCTTGGATGCGCCGAGTTTTATTAAGGGATATTCGGGTAGGGGATGCGGCATTGATCGCCAATCTTGAACGTAACGTGAGCTTCTTAGCATCAACCACTATTTTGATACTGGCGGGTTTGTTAACCGTATTTACGGTGTCTGACCAAGTCTCTGGTTTGGTCTCACAAATTCCTTTTGCTATTAATGCCAGTCCTTTATCGGTTCAGCTAAAGGTGGTGATGTTGGTCGTGATTTTTGTTTATGCATTTTTTACGTTTACTTGGTCTATGCGTCAATATGGCTTTTGCTCCATTGTGCTTGGGGCTGCGCCGATGGTTGAGGAGAAAGGCGTGAGTGTTGGAGAACGTGAGCGCTATGCGTTTTATGCCGCCCGAGTCATTGATCTTGCGGGCCTGAGTTATAATCATGGTTTGCGCGCTTACTATTTTGCGTTGTCGGTATTGGCTTGGTTTATTAGTCCGTATTTGTTTTTCTTATCGACCAGCTTCGTTGTTGCGGTGTTATATCGACGTGAGTTTAAATCACGTTCTTTGCGGGCGTTAAGGCAAGCTGATAGCTCTAGTGAGCATCCTTTAAATTTATGAATTTAGAGTGTTGGTTATGAAGGGATGAACTTTTTTTGTAATTTATTAACAAATAAGAAGCAAAAAAAACGCCCATCGGTAGTTATTACCGATGAACGTCTAAAAGTGTGCAATATGATGTGTAAATCATGGGGTTATACTAATTCTTATAATGCTTTCTGTCTGTTAGCTAAGTGAGTCTTTTTGTAACTATTTGTCTTTGGATGTCGTATTCATTGAATAGATAGTCTCAACAGCTTCACTTGAGTTCAATTGCTGTTATGATTCTGGCAATTTTTAAAATGATATTTTTTAGTGAGATCTATGATGCGTCTGAGTTTTCGTTCGATGGTTACGCTTTCAGTGGTATTGGTTTTAACCGCTTGCAGCGATAGTGGTGGTGGTAGTAGTTCAACAGTCTCAATTAAAGGTTGGGTCGGCGCTCAAGGGCTTGATAGTGCTCAGGTTGTGCCGAGTTTGGTGAATGAATCTGGCCAGGTGAGCTTCGATACTAATGACATTTATGTCGGCTCAAGAGAATCGACAAGTAGTGAAAGCGAATTTTCGGCCAATGTAACGGTTGAAGAAATATATTTGCTTATCGCCAGAGGACAAATCGAAGATGCGGATAAGGATAATAGTAATGATGCAACGCAGCGTTTATGCCAATTGGCGTTAGGTTGTACTTCTTCTGGTGTCTTTTACGAATATAAAGCATTTTATCCCGCAGTCACCGGATTTGAGTGGCGCACTATTGTTTATAATCCAAGCAGTGGCAGCCGTAACAATATCAATGCGATTACGACTCTTTCTGATTCTTTTGCTTACCTTTATGATGTGAAAAGTAGCCGTACGAATGGGGTGTATACCGTTTATGATATCGTTTTAGCTAATTCTCAAATTTCAAATTTATTTGGCCTAGGTGATATTGTTGGTGAGCTGCCTGCCAATCTTACTAAATTGAATTCATTAAAAAGTGATAGTGCTAGTACAAAAAATCAAGTCCGTTATGGTGCATTATTAGGTGGATTGCAGCAATTAGAGCTAGCTTATCAGGCTAATGCTACAGGAGCAGATGAAGAGTATATTACTAAAGTAGCGACTGAGTTAGCGAACGATGAAGGTCAGTTGTATTTTCATACCAGCGTTGTAGAGCGTGAGTTAACTAAAGAAGCGCTTTATCTTGCTGCGTATGAAAATTTGCAAGCGATTATTCCTACTATAACGAAAAGCGGAATGTCAGCCTTGGCGACGCAGGTGGTGGAAGATCTGAAAGCTGAGCGCATGGCTGCTTTGGCCGAACCTGTCGATACCAAAACAGTGGCAGTGTCTGACGACCTTTCTACTTTGTTAGCGGAAAGTGAAATTGAAAATGTTGATTTAGGTATAGAAAAAACTAAGCTGTTTGTTGCTTCTTTATTGGATTATCAAAATACATTCTGGACAGACGGCTATAAAGTAGAGGCTGAAGTATATCGAGATAAATTAACGGCCATCGCAGATACACATAAAGATAACTTAAATAGCTTAGTTGCTGAATTTTCTCGTATTCAGGATTATTACGTCACGTGCATTATCGGTGGTGCTTTGTGTGATGAGTCGCAGAGTAATGGCGGCTTTTCCGATTTGGAATTGCGTAAAGACGGCTATAACAGTTTAACGAAAACCCTAACGATGGATGGTGGCAAATTAGTTATCTCTCAGGCGTTAGCTGACTTAAGCGTTACCGGAAGTAGTACGCTTACGGAATCACACGCAGTTGATGTTTATATTACGGGTACTTTAGAAAAAAATAATCTCACTTTGCTGCTAAAGCATAATTTGGACAGCGATGAAGAAGAGATAGACGTTCCATCGAGTATGCGTATTTACTATTCTGAAGCAGTCAGTGAAGCAAGGTCCGATCTTGACATTACGGGTTATGAATTAATGTGGGGTGACTTTCAACTCTATGACCAAGCGGCTGTTGGAGAGTTAACAGAAACTGATTTGGCTGGAGCTTTTAGTATTTTCTATCGTGGTGTACGTGACCCTCAAGATACAGATATACCTAACAGTTCCGAGTTGCGCTTTAACATTGAAAATTTCTCATTATCATCGGTAATCTCAGATAGTGTGGATACGGATGCGTCAGACAGTGATTTTTCGACACTGTTTATTACTGCCAAAGCAACCAATGCCGACGTGTACTATCCACCTAAGAAGTTTTCTAGTTTTAATGGATTTTTCACCACTAATAATGATCATGCCATCAATGATATAGAGCCAGGGCTACTAACATATACTCAATCCACCGAATCGATTCAGCTTGGTTCGAAAGTCATAATGGTTAATACGGTAGATTTTGTAAATTCTCTAGGGGAAGACGTTCGGTATCGATTTTATCCTAATGAAAGCGTAGTTGATGAGGATGATGGTAATGGTAATGGTGATGTTAAGGAGACGATTACTCAGCATCGAATCGAAAAGTGTGAGCTCGTAAAAGGCACGACGAATGTTGCTAAATGCGAACCGAAAACTAAAGTTTATGAGGGGCAAAATGTTCAAAAGGTTATTAATGAATTATGGGAATTAGGAGTATTTCAGCTAACAGCCGTTGATGGTCGTGGTACTTATTTTATCGATTTTCCAACAACGGTAGACGATCAAGGTTGTAAGGTCTTGAGCCCACTAGAAGATACAACAATATTAGATGGACGCTTGTTAGAGCAGCAGGTACTAGGTCTCGATTCCGTTAGATTGGTTAGCGTGATATCTCTAGATAATGATGCAGGTACCGCATTGGCAGGTACTCTGTTTGATTTAACAATTCTTGCCCCTACTGCGACGAAATATGAAATATCTGCTGCACTTTCTCATAATTACAGCTCAACGGGTGAAGATAATAGTGGATTTATAGTAGGAACGGGGAGTAGTGTAAATGTTGTTCGTATTCGTTATGACACGTCTGCGGATTTTGAAAATACGGGTTATGTTTCTATTGTTAAAAGCGGTGTGGAATTAACGCTTGCAGATGGAAGTGTAGAGGATGAAGATCAAAGGTTAACGGCGTTTGTTTCTCAAAGTTTTGATGCGGATGGCACAAACTCAATAACTTATAAACTTGTTGAGAATGAAGATGGTGATGCGGAGCGTTGTGTTTCGTCGGTTGGCAGTGTGTACGATAAAGATGTAGATAATACTGACCTGCTTGAACAAGTCTTTTATTTAAACTACCGTGGCGTAGTTTATGCGACGGTTCGTCAAGAGAGTGGTGCTTGGATTATTCGCTATATTGACGGTACTTGGTTTATTCCTGGCACTGGTGTTAGTGGATAATAATGAGGAGTCTATCGATGGTTAAAGTGCAATACGGGTTATTCTTAATTAGTTTGTTGATCTTACCCAAATTGGGTATGAGTGATGAAAGTGTTGATCCATGGCAGGGCTTTAACCGTTCAGTCTTTGAATTTAATGAAACCTTGGACATGTATGTAGCAAAACCAGTGGCTCAAGGTTATCAAGCTGTTACTCCGCAATTTGTTGATACTGGGGTTAGTAACTTTTTTTCAAATCTCGAAGATGTATTGATTGTTCTTAATGATGTTTTTCAGCTTAAGCCGGTTCAAGCGCTGTCGGATACTGGACGTTTTTTAATAAACTCGACGATTGGCTTGTTTGGTTTTTTTGATGTGGCTAGTCATATTGGTTTGATGAAGCATGATGAGGATCTGGGTCAAACCTTGGGGTACTGGGGGGTCGGTGCAGGCCCATACATTATGCTCCCAGTATTGGGGCCAAGTAATGTTCGTGATACTTTTGGGCTTGCGGGTGATTCTCTATCGGGTTTTGGTTATACCGAGGTGACAGATACACTAGCACAGCAAAGTGGATTATGGCTATTACGCAATATTGATGTTCGTGCCGACTTAATCGCTTCAGAAGGCTTGATAACGGGAGATCGCTATACCTTCTTTCGAAGTTTTTATATGCAGCGCAGAGATTATCTTGTCAGAGATGGTGTTGTAGAGGACGAGTTTGGAGACGATTTTGATGAAGACTTTGAGCAATACGATGAAGAAGTTGACGAAGATCTTTATTAGTTTAAATGCACTGCAAACTGCTTGTGCTCTGATTTATTCTTTTTACTGTGTGCGTTAGCCAAATAGGCTAACCGCACAAATACGCTCAATCGTTCAAGTTGAAAGTAAGGTATTATAAATATTGGTCAATGCTTGCGCCATATTGATAGCTGTCGTCGGGCATTAGACGAACACGTAGGATAGTTGCTTTAGCTTCTAAGGCAGCAGTGCCTCCGCCTCCGCTTTGAATCGACAGTACAACCTCGCTATTCACTTCAAAGCTTTGCTGGCTTTCAATCAGCGCGCCCGTGCTGCTCAAATCTAAGCACGTTGCGGTATAGCTTTGATCATTAAAGTATATTTGACTGTCCGTTGTTACTTGCATACGGATGAAATCACGTTTTTCACTATAATCCCTTGAAGCTTGGCCCATATCGAGGGTTCCTTTCTTGTTATTGTTTGTACTCATGCTATCACCGCTGTTGGGTTTTTTAAATTGCTGTGCAGTAAATCTTTGGACAAACGTCCTGTCTTAAGTAAAGCACTTAATATACCAGAAGGGTGGAAGTTGATAATATTGTCTAATTTTACCGATATTCATCCAGCGTATATTGCACTGCTTCGGGGTTGCGTATATTGTTCGCACAATCGAAAGTTCCAACTTGGAGTAGCTTGATGAAAGCGCGCTTACTCATTATCGATGATGAGGCAATGGTACGAGACAGTATGGAGGCCTATCTAGAAGATAGCGGTTACACAGTGGTGGCTGTTGATAGTGGCTCTGCTGGACTAGAAGTTTTAGATACGCAGCAAATTGATTTAATCTTGTGTGATTTGCGCATGCCCAGTTTAGATGGCTTGCAGGTCTTGCAAAAGGTAAAGCAGCGATCGGAAAATATTCCAGTCATTGTCGTGTCTGGCGCAGGGGTAATGGACGATGTTGTTCAGGCTCTGCGTTTGGGGGCGAGTGATTATTTAGTCAAGCCGATTATTGATATGGTTATGCTAGAGCATTCGGTGCAGCGTAACTTAGAGTTGGTGGTCTTAGAGAGGCAGAATGAAAGCTATCGCGATCATTTGGAGTCGGCCAACCGAGAACTGCGCAATAGTTTGGATGAATTACGCAGTGATCAACAAGCAGGGCGTAAGGTGCAGATGAAAATGCTGCCAGATTTTGTTGATGAAGGTGGGTTATCATTTCGTCATAAAATTAGACCTTCATTGATGCTGAGTGGTGATTTTCTTGATTACTTCCCGCTTGATGATAAGCATTATGGTTTTTATATCGCTGATGTGTCCGGTCACGGCGCGTCGTCGGCTTTTGTTACGGTTCTGCTCAAGAACCTAACGTATCGCTTAAAGCGCAATCTAAAGCGTGGCTCTAGCCAAGATCTATTCCATCCCGTTAAAGTCCTTGAACGTATTAACCAAGAATTACTCGATACCGAATGTGGAAAGCATTTAACCATTGTGTATGCGGTGCTTAACCTTGAAACGTTGGCCTTAAATTACAGCGTGGGTGCGCACTTTCCAATGCCTGTCTTGTTAATTGAAGGTAAGGCCCAATATTTAGAAGGAAGGGGGATGCCGGTTGGTTTATTTCGTGATGCACAGTACAGCGAATACCAAATGGATTTGCCCAGAGAATTTACCCTGTCATTATTTTCAGATGGGGTTTTAGAGTTATTGACACAACCTTCTTTGGCACAAAAAGAGGAATACCTGCTAAACCTTATAGAACAGGAGGCGGGAAATCATGACGCAATAGTGAAGGCTCTCGCATTAGAAAGTGATGAAGATGTGCCGGATGATATTGCACTAATGACCGTCGTTAGGAATGAGTATGCAGTCAGGTAAAATTGAAGTTGCGAATAATGAGGGTACATACGTCATTAAGTTAAGTGGTGATGTACGTCTCAATCTATGTTCTGCGTTAGAAGACTATCTTGATGATATGTTTCTCGATGAGGCGTTTAAAACTGTACTGATCGATTTGTCGGATGCTGAGGGAGTCGATAGTACGACCTTGGGTCAGTTGGCTAAAATATCGATTCTCAGTCAAGATCAATTTGGTTTTATGCCCAGTATTATTTCTCCGCGTGAAGATATTACCCGCATACTACTCAGCATGGGATTTGATAAAGTATTTTATTTAATTGGTGAGATGCCTGAGAAAACTTCCGAGTTGAATGAATTAACGTGTGAAAAAGTTAATGAAGAGGTTATGCGGGATAAAGTAATCGTGGCTCATGAGATTTTAATGAGTTTGAATGATGATAATAAGAATACTTTCCAAGAGCTGGTTGATTGTCTGCAAACGAATAATAATAAATTTTAATAACAAAGAGTCATAGGGGTGAGTGTGAAAGTTAAACAAGCTGCAGTTATCGGTGGTGGAAGTTTTGGTACCGCCATTGCCAGTATTCTCGCTGCCAACGGTATAGCAACACAGCAATGGATGCGTAACGACGTCGTTGCCACTGCAATTAATGAACAACATGAAAATCCTCAGTATCTACCCGATGTGAAGCTCGATCCTCGTTTGCATGCGACGACTGATTTAGCCAAAGCCATTACTGGGGCTGAACTTATTTTTGTATCTGTACCGAGCAAATCTTTTCGCAGTGTAGTGCAGCAGCTTAAGCCTTTTTTAGTTGAAGGGCAGAGCTTGATCAGTACGACGAAAGGGATTGAGCCCGATGGCTTTAATCTTATGAGTCAGGTTCTCATGGATGAGTGTCCTGGACATTCGGTTGCCGTATTGAGCGGCCCTAATTTAGCGAAAGAGATTGGACGAAAGCAATTAACGGCCACGGTGGTTGCTAGCAGCGATGGCGCACTGAGAATTGCCGTACAAGAATCATTAGGGTGTGAATATTTTCGAGTGTATGCCTCAGACGATATGTTTGGTGTTGAGCTGAGTGGAGCATTGAAAAATATATACGCCATCGTGTCAGGTTTTATCGCGGCGCTGGGGATGGGTGAAAATACCAAGAGTATGATTATTACTCGCAGCCTTGCTGAGATGAGTCGTTTTGCCGTGGCTTTAGGGGCGAATCCACTCACTTTCTTGGGTCTTGCTGGTGTGGGCGACTTGGTGGTCACTTGTATGTCGCCGATGAGTCGGAATTATCGTGTGGGTTATGCCATTGGTGAGGGGCGAACCCTTGATGAAGCGGTTG
Protein-coding sequences here:
- a CDS encoding Response regulator receiver, producing MKARLLIIDDEAMVRDSMEAYLEDSGYTVVAVDSGSAGLEVLDTQQIDLILCDLRMPSLDGLQVLQKVKQRSENIPVIVVSGAGVMDDVVQALRLGASDYLVKPIIDMVMLEHSVQRNLELVVLERQNESYRDHLESANRELRNSLDELRSDQQAGRKVQMKMLPDFVDEGGLSFRHKIRPSLMLSGDFLDYFPLDDKHYGFYIADVSGHGASSAFVTVLLKNLTYRLKRNLKRGSSQDLFHPVKVLERINQELLDTECGKHLTIVYAVLNLETLALNYSVGAHFPMPVLLIEGKAQYLEGRGMPVGLFRDAQYSEYQMDLPREFTLSLFSDGVLELLTQPSLAQKEEYLLNLIEQEAGNHDAIVKALALESDEDVPDDIALMTVVRNEYAVR
- the gpsA gene encoding Glycerol-3-phosphate dehydrogenase [NAD(P)+], with translation MSVKVKQAAVIGGGSFGTAIASILAANGIATQQWMRNDVVATAINEQHENPQYLPDVKLDPRLHATTDLAKAITGAELIFVSVPSKSFRSVVQQLKPFLVEGQSLISTTKGIEPDGFNLMSQVLMDECPGHSVAVLSGPNLAKEIGRKQLTATVVASSDGALRIAVQESLGCEYFRVYASDDMFGVELSGALKNIYAIVSGFIAALGMGENTKSMIITRSLAEMSRFAVALGANPLTFLGLAGVGDLVVTCMSPMSRNYRVGYAIGEGRTLDEAVAELGEVAEGVNTLRYINAQSEELGIYMPLVKGAYAVLFAHVDPRLVAKELMTGENTSDVEFALAKSEIGE
- the pilZ1 gene encoding Type IV pilus assembly protein is translated as MGQASRDYSEKRDFIRMQVTTDSQIYFNDQSYTATCLDLSSTGALIESQQSFEVNSEVVLSIQSGGGGTAALEAKATILRVRLMPDDSYQYGASIDQYL
- a CDS encoding VacJ-like lipoprotein → MVKVQYGLFLISLLILPKLGMSDESVDPWQGFNRSVFEFNETLDMYVAKPVAQGYQAVTPQFVDTGVSNFFSNLEDVLIVLNDVFQLKPVQALSDTGRFLINSTIGLFGFFDVASHIGLMKHDEDLGQTLGYWGVGAGPYIMLPVLGPSNVRDTFGLAGDSLSGFGYTEVTDTLAQQSGLWLLRNIDVRADLIASEGLITGDRYTFFRSFYMQRRDYLVRDGVVEDEFGDDFDEDFEQYDEEVDEDLY
- a CDS encoding Bacterial lipid A biosynthesis acyltransferase yields the protein MKKNIPKEYHYSNYLHPRYWITWMGIGLMYLMSLLPNKAQMWLGTQLGTLMYKQGGIRLTITRTNIKACFPELNAQQQEALVFQSFIANMKGMVETTIAWWGNHQPILDNLEVYGLEHLKEAESRGKGVVLMGGHFSILDLAGPMVNSVFKFNYMYRPNDNPLFNAIIERHRMRYSHEKFSKHELPAMTDFIKQGNIVWYGYDQDFGAKRSVFAPFFGVQTATVKAAMRLTQKTDATVLMISQFRESDGHYNIRFSPIFEDIANDDDITAATRLNAQLESFIRIHPEQYLWMHRRFRSRPEGETPFYPKKQRKKKKKST
- a CDS encoding STAS family protein, yielding MFLDEAFKTVLIDLSDAEGVDSTTLGQLAKISILSQDQFGFMPSIISPREDITRILLSMGFDKVFYLIGEMPEKTSELNELTCEKVNEEVMRDKVIVAHEILMSLNDDNKNTFQELVDCLQTNNNKF